GGAGGAACGCGGCGTGGGGCACCAGACGCCCTGGGCGCGCGTGCCGCTCGTGCCGGCCGCCGTGATCTACGACCTGGGCGTGGGCCGCGCCGACATCCGCCCCGGCGAGGCGCAGGGCGAACACGCCGCCCGCACCGCCAGCGCCGACCCGGTCCCGCGCGGTCTGGTCGGGGCCGGGACCGGCGCGACCGCCGGGAAGTACCTGGGGGGCGGCGTGCCGGGCGGACTGGGCAGCGTCCTGCTCGAACGGCACGGGGTGCGGGTGGGCGCGCTGGCCGTCGTGAACCCCATCGGGGACGTGCTGGACGAACGGGGCGGCGTGCTGGCCGGACCCGGCGTCGGGCCGGGCGCCGCCGCCTTCACGCCGGGCGACGTGCAGAACACCACCCTGATCGCCGTGGTCACCGAACACACCCTGAGCAAGAGCGAATGCCGCCGCCTCGCGGACGCCGCGCAGGCCGCGCTGGCCCGCGTCATCCACCCCAGCCACACGCCCTGGGACGGCGACAGCGCCTTCGTCCTGAGCGCCGCCACCCGGCCCCCGGCGGACCCGCTGCTGCTGGTGGCACTCGTGCAGGAGGCCGTGTGCGCCGCCGTCCGGGACGCCGTGCGCGCCGCCCGAACGGACTGAACCGGACTCCGATTGGAGGCGCTGCAAAGGCCCTTCAATCCGAGCGGATGCGACTCGTAGAGCTGCCCCGCAGAGTAAGAGAGAAACGCCCCTCCGGACGTGAAGCCGGCAACCCGGCGCGTGGGCGGGTTGTCAGCGAAGCAGACGGAATCCGTATGAACCGGGGCGCGCCTTTGAGGGCCTGACCATCCAGGCTTGGCCCAACCTTGACCTTGTGTTCCCTCACCCGGTTCTGCCCGTGCGTGGCGGGTCACTCTGGGGCATGCTTGCCTTTCACCCTCAGCTGTTCGTGCGGATCGCCGAGCTCGACGGCCCGCGTGCGCCCATGCCCCGCCCGCTGTCGAGCGGCTTCAACCCGGACCGCGCCTACCGGGTGCTGGGCGTGTACAACCCGTCCGAGTCGTCGGACGCGTACTTCATTCTGCCGAACGACCGCGACGAGATGTGGTTCATCTGCCAGCGGCACCTGCGGTTCGCGGGCCTGCACGACACCTCCGCGCACCACCTGGACCTGACGCACGAACACGCCAGCGCCGCCGACTGAAACGGATTTCGTCTGTTTCGCTGACAACCCGGAGCATCGCCGGGTCGCCAACTCCACGTCCGGAACCCGTTTTGCTCCCACTCGCTTCGCTCGGATTGAACGGGCTTTGCAGCCCATTCAATCGGAGTCCGTATCACTCGCTTCGCTCGGATTGAAGGGTCTTTGCAGCCCCTCCAATCGGAGTCCGTATGACCCGCAGCCCGGCCACCGCTGCCGCCATCCCGTCCACCGGGATCACGCCGCCACCCGGCGCCCGGCCTTTCTGAAGAGACCTTCAGCCTCCTCGGGGGTGCAGGGTGGCCCCCGCTGCGAATACTGAGCGGTATGCGACGTTTCCTTTCCGCTGCCCGGTCGCTGCCGCGCCCGCTTTGGCTGCTCGCGGGAGTGCTGGGGTACACCGCGTACCTCCAGAATCCGCGCGAGCCGCTGCGGCCCACCGACCTGCCGGACGGGGTGGGGCCGGTCACGCACCGCTTCTACCGCGCCGACGTGCAGGGCGCCACCCTGGACGCGGCGGCCGTGACGGCGCTGGTCGGGCAGCGCCTGCCGGACCTCGCGCCGAAGGTGGCGGCGTGGTTCCGTGGACTGGACGCGCCGCTGCCGTCGCAGGGCGGGCCGCCCATCCGGCCCGGCACGCGCCTGCGGATCCTGATGACCCTGACCCGCCGGGCGCGCGTGCAGGTGCAGGTCATGGAACCCACCCGCCTGTGCCTGCGTACGCTGCGGCTGCACGCGGACGCCGGGACGGTCACGTTCCGCGCGCTGGACACCGGTCCCGGCAGGCTGAGGCTGGAGATCGAGACGGTCGTGCGGGCCGCGAGCTGGCCGGACCGGGCCGCGTACCTGCTGGCCGCGCACCTGTTCCAGCGCCTGAACTGGGAGGCGGTCCTGACCGGCGCGGCCCGCCTGGGTGGCGGGCAGGTCGCCGCGCGGGAGCACCGCACCCGCGAGTACGCATATGTCCCGCCTGCCGCCCGCTAGCCTGTAGGCATGACCGACGTTCCCGCCGCTTCCCCCGCCGCACCGTCCCGCGCCTTCGTGTCCCTGATCGGGGCGGGTCCCGGCGATCCGGGACTGCTGACCGTGCGGGGTATGCAGGCGCTCATGGAGGCGGACGTGGTGCTGTTCGATTACCTCGCCAACCCGGACCTGCTGCGCTACGCGCCGGACGCGCACACCATCTACGTGGGCAAGAAGGGCTTTTCCGAGTACATCAGCCAGGAGCAGATCAACGCGCTGATCGTGGAGCAGGCGAAGGCGAACGGCGGGCAGCGCGTGGCCCGGCTGAAGGGCGGCGACGTGTTCGTGTTCGGGCGCGGCGGCGAGGAAGCCGAGGCCTGCGCCCTGGCCGGCGTGCCGTTCGAGATCGTGCCCGGCGTGAGCAGCGCCATCGCCGCGCCCGCCTACGCCGGGATTCCCGTCACGCACCGCGAGGTCGCGCGGTCCTTCGCGGTCCTGACCGGCAACACCCAGGAGGGCGGCGCGCACTACGAGCGGCTGTCCGGCGTGGACACCCTGGTCCTGCTGATGGGCGTGCGCAACCTGCACCAGATCGCCGCCGACCTGATCGCGGCCGGGCGCGACCCGCAGACGCCGGCCGCGACCGTCCAGTGGGGTAGCACGCCCCGCCAGCGGACCGTGACCGGCACCCTGGCCACCATTGCCGACGTGGTCCGCGAGGCCGGCCTGGAAGCCCCGGCCGTGACGGTCGTGGGCGAGGTCGTGCGCCTGCGTGACAGCCTGCGCTGGTTCGACACCCGCTCCGGCTTCGGCGGCCCGCTGACCGGGCAGACGGTCGCCGTGACCCGCACGCGCGGCGGTGCCAGCGGTCTGGGCGACCTGCTGCGCGCGCGCGGCGCGGGCGTGCTGGAAGTCCCGCTGATCGAATTCGCGCCCACCGCGCAGCCCGGTGTCCTGCATGAGCACCTGCGCGACCTGA
The DNA window shown above is from Deinococcus sp. LM3 and carries:
- a CDS encoding P1 family peptidase codes for the protein MSENRTLTGIPGFLVGHWTHAEARTGCTVILCPPEGAVASASFLGPSPGTREGVLLSPDKKIERIHALLLTGGSAFGLGAAGGVVRVLEERGVGHQTPWARVPLVPAAVIYDLGVGRADIRPGEAQGEHAARTASADPVPRGLVGAGTGATAGKYLGGGVPGGLGSVLLERHGVRVGALAVVNPIGDVLDERGGVLAGPGVGPGAAAFTPGDVQNTTLIAVVTEHTLSKSECRRLADAAQAALARVIHPSHTPWDGDSAFVLSAATRPPADPLLLVALVQEAVCAAVRDAVRAARTD
- the cobA gene encoding uroporphyrinogen-III C-methyltransferase, coding for MTDVPAASPAAPSRAFVSLIGAGPGDPGLLTVRGMQALMEADVVLFDYLANPDLLRYAPDAHTIYVGKKGFSEYISQEQINALIVEQAKANGGQRVARLKGGDVFVFGRGGEEAEACALAGVPFEIVPGVSSAIAAPAYAGIPVTHREVARSFAVLTGNTQEGGAHYERLSGVDTLVLLMGVRNLHQIAADLIAAGRDPQTPAATVQWGSTPRQRTVTGTLATIADVVREAGLEAPAVTVVGEVVRLRDSLRWFDTRSGFGGPLTGQTVAVTRTRGGASGLGDLLRARGAGVLEVPLIEFAPTAQPGVLHEHLRDLSGVSWLLLTSNHAVTTLIEHLHALGLDTRHLAGVKLAAVGPSTARSLEAVGLRADFVPGTPGARHLGAELPAAPGETLLHLTSQLAEADLQRALETRGLTYARAELYRTEPARPDSLSMDRLRGAAVVTLASGSAARHLAALVGTDLRVAAMGPQTADAAREAGFTDITVARTASLEALADAAEQAVAAVTD